A portion of the Halopelagius inordinatus genome contains these proteins:
- a CDS encoding M20 family metallopeptidase: MTDTREELVELTRNLVSTPSHEDETAAGDEIESWLRAETDAEVTRDAAGNVFARRGGDASGEATELALVGHHDVVPPDESQVEGGEYVVETRDGRIYGRGTADMKGAVAAAMVAFRDASPAGELVFASFVGEEVGGEGARAAIDDGFAPDAAVVGEGSTNYSGGDVTDVAVAHKGRRGSTVTARGSAAHASEPDAGENAVYRACDAVDVIRETEFPEADVFGERLRGSVAVTEIDGGSAWNVIPEACEVTVDERTVPGERAPLERVEEVPGVEWTVDQDLPPMACDDEAFADAVLAAADGAQAATPELVTKPHATDAGWLAAAGTSCVVCGAAEPGEAHTATESVSIAVLERCYRIYRGAAERWPAE; this comes from the coding sequence ATGACCGACACCCGCGAGGAACTGGTCGAGTTGACGCGAAACCTCGTCTCGACGCCCAGCCACGAGGACGAGACGGCCGCGGGGGACGAAATCGAGTCGTGGCTTCGCGCGGAGACGGACGCCGAGGTGACGCGCGACGCCGCGGGCAACGTGTTCGCCCGGCGAGGAGGGGACGCGAGCGGAGAGGCGACCGAACTCGCTCTCGTCGGTCACCACGACGTGGTGCCCCCGGACGAGTCGCAGGTCGAAGGCGGCGAGTACGTCGTAGAGACCCGAGACGGCCGTATCTACGGCCGCGGCACCGCCGACATGAAAGGTGCCGTCGCGGCGGCGATGGTCGCCTTCCGGGACGCCTCGCCCGCGGGCGAACTGGTGTTCGCCTCGTTCGTCGGCGAGGAAGTCGGCGGCGAGGGCGCACGGGCGGCGATAGACGACGGGTTCGCGCCCGACGCCGCCGTCGTCGGCGAAGGCTCTACGAACTACTCCGGCGGCGACGTGACGGACGTCGCCGTCGCCCACAAGGGGCGGCGGGGGTCGACTGTCACCGCGCGCGGGTCGGCGGCGCACGCGAGCGAACCCGACGCGGGAGAAAACGCCGTCTACCGCGCCTGCGACGCCGTGGACGTGATTCGCGAGACGGAGTTCCCGGAGGCCGACGTGTTCGGCGAACGCCTCCGGGGGAGCGTCGCCGTCACCGAGATAGACGGCGGGTCGGCGTGGAACGTGATTCCGGAGGCGTGCGAGGTGACCGTGGACGAACGGACGGTGCCCGGCGAACGCGCGCCCCTCGAACGCGTCGAGGAGGTACCGGGCGTCGAGTGGACGGTGGACCAGGACCTGCCGCCGATGGCCTGCGACGACGAGGCGTTCGCCGACGCCGTCCTCGCCGCCGCCGATGGGGCGCAGGCGGCGACGCCGGAACTCGTGACGAAACCGCACGCGACGGACGCCGGGTGGTTGGCCGCCGCCGGGACGTCCTGCGTCGTCTGCGGCGCGGCCGAACCGGGCGAGGCGCACACCGCCACCGAGAGCGTCTCGATAGCGGTGCTAGAGCGGTGTTACCGCATCTATCGCGGCGCGGCCGAACGGTGGCCCGCGGAGTGA
- a CDS encoding carboxypeptidase M32, with amino-acid sequence MATDATGDADSAPDAYAELLQKYKRVANVQNAAGLLSWDQQVMMPEEGTPARSQQLSTLSSLSHELLTEDEVGELLDELESTDLTEEQAAVVREIRRKYDRATSVPTDLVEEISTTSSEALPAWKEAKAEDDFSKFAPYLEKHVELKREYAEHIDPDRDAYEVLFEDFEPCLPLEQAESILEELRDTLVPMIEQIRESDAELATDAFSSKGTYDEGTQEELCRDVLSMLGYPWERGRLDVAPHPFSSGTTFDARVTTRFDEADPLGAVTSTIHEFGHANYSLGLPDEEYATPLGESRDLSVHESQSRLWENHVGRSEPFWTLFLPEFKERFEQAEDVTAREAYEAANQVYEDNLIRVEADELTYHLHIIVRFEIERALVAGELDVEDVPEAWNDKYEEYLGVRPETDAEGCLQDIHWSHGNFGYFPTYSLGSVMAAQLFDAAEDDIDDLDEQIEAGEFETLREWLIENVHRHGSKYETNELVVEATGEEFAADDFVAYVTEKYGDLYELD; translated from the coding sequence ATGGCGACAGACGCAACCGGCGACGCGGACTCCGCTCCCGACGCCTACGCCGAACTCCTGCAGAAGTACAAGCGCGTCGCGAACGTGCAGAACGCCGCCGGACTCCTCTCGTGGGACCAGCAGGTGATGATGCCCGAGGAGGGCACGCCGGCGCGTTCCCAGCAACTCTCGACGCTCTCGTCGCTCTCGCACGAACTGCTCACCGAAGACGAGGTGGGCGAACTGCTCGACGAACTCGAATCGACGGACCTGACCGAAGAGCAGGCGGCCGTCGTCCGCGAGATTCGACGGAAGTACGACCGCGCGACCAGCGTCCCGACCGACCTCGTCGAGGAGATTTCGACCACGTCCTCCGAGGCGCTTCCGGCGTGGAAGGAGGCGAAAGCCGAAGACGACTTCTCGAAGTTCGCGCCGTACCTGGAGAAGCACGTCGAACTCAAACGGGAGTACGCCGAACATATCGATCCCGACAGAGACGCCTACGAGGTGCTGTTCGAGGACTTCGAGCCGTGTCTCCCCCTCGAACAGGCCGAGTCCATCCTCGAAGAACTCCGCGACACCCTGGTGCCGATGATAGAGCAGATTCGCGAGTCCGACGCCGAACTGGCGACGGACGCGTTCTCCTCGAAAGGGACGTACGACGAGGGGACCCAAGAGGAACTCTGTCGCGACGTGCTCTCGATGCTCGGCTATCCGTGGGAGCGCGGACGCCTCGACGTGGCCCCGCACCCCTTCTCCTCGGGGACCACGTTCGACGCCCGCGTGACGACGAGATTCGACGAGGCGGACCCCCTCGGCGCCGTCACCTCGACGATTCACGAGTTCGGGCACGCCAACTACAGTCTCGGCCTGCCGGACGAGGAGTACGCGACGCCTCTCGGCGAGTCTCGGGACCTGTCCGTCCACGAGTCCCAGTCGCGCCTCTGGGAGAACCACGTCGGACGCTCGGAGCCGTTTTGGACCCTGTTTCTCCCCGAGTTCAAAGAGCGGTTCGAACAGGCCGAGGACGTGACAGCACGAGAGGCCTACGAGGCGGCGAATCAGGTGTACGAGGACAACCTCATCCGGGTCGAAGCCGACGAACTCACCTACCACCTCCACATCATCGTCCGGTTCGAGATAGAACGCGCCCTCGTCGCGGGCGAACTCGACGTGGAGGACGTGCCCGAGGCGTGGAACGACAAGTACGAGGAGTATCTCGGCGTCCGCCCGGAGACGGACGCGGAGGGCTGTCTGCAGGACATCCACTGGAGTCACGGTAACTTCGGCTACTTCCCGACGTACTCGCTCGGGTCCGTGATGGCCGCGCAACTGTTCGACGCCGCCGAAGACGACATCGACGACCTCGACGAGCAGATCGAGGCGGGAGAGTTCGAGACCCTCCGCGAGTGGTTGATCGAGAACGTCCACCGCCACGGCTCGAAGTACGAGACGAACGAACTCGTCGTCGAGGCGACGGGCGAGGAGTTCGCCGCCGACGACTTCGTGGCCTACGTCACGGAGAAGTACGGCGACCTCTACGAGTTGGACTGA
- a CDS encoding UvrD-helicase domain-containing protein, whose protein sequence is MTDSDATVTRLFGGPGSGKTTALLDRVEGILEDEETTIRDILVVSYTRAAAAEIRERLAERLDISPRALKGNVATMHAKAYELLDLSRNDVVGEKDKTEFCEEYGIEFEDQYGGAGRRTARSTTLGNKIIATSQWLQRTRRDVTDWYDVPFQWNVEEVRLPPDVDPNAQEGNKYTPTWPSDDDRVDVPEAIRAWRSYKGEHGLVGFADMLERVRQRSLVPHVDYLVIDEFQDITTLQYDVYEEWKPHMKRVLIAGDDDQVVYAWQGADPNLLLDAERDEDVVLPNSYRLPSRILNVVNQEIRHIDKRQEKDLKPRKEGGTVEGIQSPSMLDLARNVRYTIEQSEDEESIMVLFRARYQMFQFIDEFLPLGMPFSVLTDQRMWTDRLTQYVRAIEKTERGDPVNGLEARRLADMLQDSAFGSNERDDLFDHIDEQKEAAGVEDLTEIEIDNGVISDHAPFLPQSESAGDMVRKVTSFQRKSIEAYFSGEYQDMDPNRVRVGTIHSAKGREADHVFVATDLTEKVVEQMAASVEDEEVDGVEEFTSTTSPVPILTDNERRVFYVGMSRARERLVLLENLVSGAPTLPVSVLLHNELREDPIEDLLEEAQEEAETPAPEPDP, encoded by the coding sequence ATGACCGACTCCGACGCGACCGTCACTCGACTCTTCGGTGGACCGGGGAGCGGGAAGACGACCGCGCTTCTCGACCGAGTCGAGGGCATCCTCGAAGACGAAGAGACGACGATTCGCGACATTCTCGTCGTCTCGTACACCCGCGCTGCCGCCGCCGAGATTCGGGAACGACTCGCGGAACGACTCGACATCTCGCCGCGCGCACTGAAGGGCAACGTGGCGACGATGCACGCCAAGGCGTACGAACTCCTCGACCTCTCCCGTAACGACGTGGTCGGCGAGAAGGACAAGACGGAGTTCTGCGAAGAGTACGGCATCGAGTTCGAAGACCAGTACGGCGGGGCGGGCCGTCGAACTGCACGTTCGACGACGCTCGGAAACAAGATAATCGCGACCAGCCAGTGGCTTCAGCGAACCCGCCGCGACGTCACGGACTGGTACGACGTGCCGTTCCAATGGAACGTAGAGGAGGTTCGTCTCCCCCCGGACGTAGACCCCAACGCACAGGAGGGCAACAAGTACACGCCGACGTGGCCCTCCGACGACGACAGAGTGGACGTTCCGGAGGCCATCCGAGCGTGGCGTTCGTACAAGGGCGAACACGGACTCGTCGGCTTCGCCGACATGCTCGAACGGGTGCGACAGCGCTCTCTGGTCCCCCACGTCGACTACCTCGTCATCGACGAGTTCCAGGACATCACGACGCTCCAGTACGACGTCTACGAGGAGTGGAAACCGCACATGAAGCGCGTCCTCATCGCCGGCGACGACGACCAGGTCGTCTACGCGTGGCAGGGCGCGGACCCGAACCTCCTCTTGGACGCCGAACGCGACGAGGACGTTGTGCTTCCGAACTCCTACCGCCTGCCCTCCCGTATCCTGAACGTCGTCAATCAGGAGATTCGCCACATCGACAAGCGACAGGAGAAAGACCTCAAACCGCGCAAGGAGGGCGGAACCGTAGAGGGAATCCAGTCGCCGTCGATGCTCGACCTGGCGCGGAACGTCCGATACACCATCGAACAGAGCGAAGACGAAGAGAGCATCATGGTGCTGTTCCGCGCTCGCTACCAGATGTTTCAGTTCATCGACGAGTTCCTGCCGCTGGGGATGCCGTTCTCCGTGCTGACGGACCAGCGGATGTGGACCGACCGCCTCACGCAGTACGTCCGCGCCATAGAGAAGACCGAACGCGGCGACCCGGTGAACGGACTCGAAGCGCGCCGCCTCGCCGACATGCTGCAGGACTCCGCGTTCGGTTCGAACGAACGCGACGACCTGTTCGACCACATCGACGAGCAAAAAGAGGCCGCGGGCGTCGAAGACCTGACCGAAATCGAGATAGACAACGGCGTCATCTCCGACCACGCGCCGTTCCTCCCGCAGAGCGAGTCCGCGGGCGACATGGTCCGGAAGGTGACGTCCTTCCAGCGGAAGTCCATCGAGGCGTACTTCTCCGGGGAGTACCAGGACATGGACCCCAACCGCGTCCGCGTCGGTACCATCCACTCCGCGAAGGGTCGCGAGGCGGACCACGTGTTCGTCGCCACCGACCTCACCGAGAAGGTGGTCGAACAGATGGCCGCCTCCGTCGAGGACGAGGAGGTAGACGGCGTCGAGGAGTTCACCTCCACGACGAGTCCCGTCCCCATCCTGACGGACAACGAACGCCGCGTCTTCTACGTCGGCATGTCCCGCGCCAGAGAGCGTCTCGTCCTCTTGGAGAACCTCGTCTCCGGCGCGCCGACGCTTCCGGTGAGCGTCCTTTTGCACAACGAACTCCGCGAGGACCCGATCGAGGACCTCCTCGAAGAGGCCCAAGAGGAGGCGGAGACGCCGGCACCGGAACCGGACCCGTAA
- a CDS encoding M24 family metallopeptidase yields MTDRHSEGEESSLDATPAPTTTLDFLDDALAESDAAAFVHVGDRFDDDVRYLTRFSGPDRDYAFVYVADGPEGGVLCAPSRFEGQARREFGGEVRTANAGDPAGVRARAVLDDLTDGEAVLAPQSIPHDAAAYLERGGYDVTSTGAVAAARAVKTDAELDALRRVQRAAAGGMRRAETVLAEASPDGDELVWEGEPLSTERLRREVNAELAARGVTDAENTVVGAGPTCTDLHYRGTAAVRPGQTVLVDLSPRGPHGYYGDISRTYVVDSDGGWERRAYIAVESALDVALDTVEPGVPARTVHAEAAAELAAYGFDPEAAEGEAGFTHGTGHGVGLSLHEGPSLRGEAELRPGHAFTLEPGVYDPERGGVRLEELVVVTEAGVEILHEYPRSFAPRGE; encoded by the coding sequence ATGACGGACCGGCACTCGGAGGGCGAGGAGTCGTCTCTCGATGCGACGCCCGCCCCGACGACGACTCTCGACTTCCTCGACGACGCCCTCGCGGAGTCAGACGCGGCCGCGTTCGTCCACGTCGGCGACCGGTTCGACGACGACGTGCGGTATCTGACGCGCTTTTCGGGGCCGGACCGCGACTACGCGTTCGTCTACGTCGCCGACGGTCCAGAGGGCGGCGTCCTCTGTGCGCCGTCGCGCTTCGAAGGACAGGCCCGCCGGGAGTTCGGCGGCGAGGTTCGGACGGCGAACGCCGGCGACCCGGCGGGCGTCCGCGCCCGGGCCGTCCTCGACGACCTGACGGACGGGGAGGCGGTTCTCGCGCCGCAGTCGATTCCGCACGACGCGGCGGCGTACCTCGAACGCGGCGGGTACGACGTGACGTCGACGGGCGCCGTCGCCGCCGCCCGCGCGGTCAAGACCGACGCCGAACTCGACGCACTGAGGCGGGTGCAACGCGCCGCCGCGGGCGGGATGCGGCGCGCCGAGACGGTCCTCGCGGAGGCGTCGCCCGACGGGGACGAACTCGTCTGGGAGGGAGAACCCCTCTCGACGGAACGCCTTCGACGCGAGGTGAACGCCGAACTCGCGGCCCGCGGCGTGACCGACGCCGAGAACACCGTCGTCGGTGCGGGACCGACCTGTACCGACCTCCACTACCGAGGGACCGCGGCGGTTCGACCGGGCCAAACGGTGCTCGTGGACCTCTCGCCGCGCGGCCCGCACGGCTACTACGGCGATATCTCGCGGACCTACGTCGTCGACAGCGACGGCGGGTGGGAGCGCCGGGCGTACATCGCAGTCGAGTCGGCGTTAGACGTCGCTCTCGACACCGTCGAACCGGGCGTCCCCGCCCGGACGGTGCACGCCGAGGCGGCCGCCGAACTCGCCGCGTACGGGTTCGACCCCGAGGCGGCGGAGGGAGAGGCGGGGTTCACCCACGGAACCGGCCACGGCGTCGGCCTCTCGCTTCACGAGGGGCCGTCGCTCCGAGGAGAGGCGGAACTGCGGCCCGGGCACGCGTTCACGCTCGAACCGGGCGTCTACGACCCCGAACGCGGCGGCGTCCGGCTAGAAGAACTCGTCGTCGTCACCGAGGCGGGCGTCGAGATACTCCACGAGTACCCGCGTTCGTTCGCGCCGCGCGGCGAGTGA
- a CDS encoding PrsW family intramembrane metalloprotease: protein MAKRDPVQKATDDSADLYDISTWEERTSVDGLAVFIYRVLAGSARIAVVAVALLLLLGIGGLAALTDPQTGILTLLSAIPALGLAAYVYYSDATTNEPLSLLVGTFLLGVLTANFAAVLNGYLKPYFGGLGFVGTVLFFYLVVGPVEETVKLLAVRLFAYTDERFSSVVDGAVYGAMAGLGFATIENALYITRELPTEGLDLGLGLIGAGGGITAVRALAGPGHVIYSAIAGYYLGLAKFNRGSRGPIIIKGLLIATFVHATYNSTVGIGSAIIATFTGLGSLTSFLVYILIYDGIFGLYLLRKIKRYNDAYHDADATGYGDQAPQDD from the coding sequence ATGGCTAAGAGAGACCCGGTTCAAAAGGCGACGGACGACTCCGCGGACCTGTACGATATCTCCACGTGGGAGGAACGAACGTCGGTGGACGGGCTCGCGGTGTTCATCTACCGCGTTCTGGCCGGTTCCGCCCGCATCGCGGTGGTCGCAGTGGCGCTCCTCTTGCTCCTCGGTATCGGCGGCCTCGCGGCGTTGACGGACCCACAGACGGGGATTTTGACGCTGCTCTCGGCGATTCCGGCGCTCGGACTCGCCGCCTACGTCTACTACAGCGACGCGACGACGAACGAACCGCTGTCGCTTCTCGTCGGAACGTTCCTGCTTGGCGTTCTCACGGCGAACTTCGCCGCCGTTCTCAACGGGTATCTCAAGCCGTACTTCGGCGGCCTCGGCTTCGTCGGCACGGTACTGTTCTTCTATCTCGTCGTCGGTCCGGTCGAAGAGACGGTGAAGTTGCTCGCGGTTCGCCTCTTTGCGTACACGGACGAACGCTTCAGTTCCGTCGTCGACGGCGCGGTGTACGGCGCGATGGCGGGACTCGGCTTCGCCACCATCGAGAACGCCCTCTACATCACCCGCGAACTCCCGACGGAGGGACTCGACTTGGGCCTCGGCCTCATCGGTGCGGGCGGCGGCATCACGGCCGTCCGCGCCCTCGCGGGGCCGGGACACGTCATCTACTCCGCCATCGCCGGGTACTACCTCGGCCTCGCGAAGTTCAACCGCGGGTCCCGCGGCCCGATAATCATCAAGGGTCTCCTCATCGCCACGTTCGTCCACGCCACGTACAACTCGACGGTGGGCATCGGGTCGGCGATAATCGCGACGTTCACCGGCCTCGGCAGTCTCACGTCGTTCCTCGTCTACATCCTCATCTACGACGGCATCTTCGGTCTCTACCTCCTCAGAAAGATAAAACGGTACAACGACGCCTACCACGATGCGGACGCGACGGGCTACGGCGACCAAGCCCCGCAGGACGACTGA
- a CDS encoding DUF7533 family protein, with product MGLGIWGTIQLAATLVFAIPVGIFGLNTLLAGQQVLGGGLLAVAVLMVALPHYLTTPGDIPATIAEKVVGKAVTVPDDDET from the coding sequence ATGGGACTCGGAATCTGGGGGACGATACAACTGGCCGCGACGCTCGTATTCGCGATTCCGGTCGGTATCTTCGGTCTGAACACGCTTTTGGCCGGACAACAGGTGCTCGGCGGCGGCCTCCTCGCCGTCGCCGTACTGATGGTTGCGCTCCCGCACTACCTCACGACGCCCGGCGACATCCCGGCGACGATAGCCGAGAAGGTGGTCGGCAAGGCCGTGACGGTACCCGACGACGACGAGACGTGA
- a CDS encoding riboflavin synthase: MFTGIVEGVGEIVAASEDGGGRRLRIRPEFEIDDLHHGQSIAVSGVCLTVETFDDEGSWFEVFLAAETVEKTYLGDVREGDAVNLERALPAEGRFDGHLVQGHVDTTTTMAAVERVGDDWWFEFALPEGFGRYVVEKGSVTLDGISLTVADRSDETLAVAVIPTTYDLTTLSSKSVGDPVHVEVDVVAKYVENMVSGYAERMARGASASDAE, from the coding sequence ATGTTCACGGGCATCGTCGAGGGTGTCGGCGAAATCGTCGCGGCGAGCGAAGACGGCGGGGGACGGCGGCTTCGAATCCGTCCGGAGTTCGAGATAGACGACCTCCACCACGGCCAGTCGATAGCCGTCAGCGGAGTCTGTCTGACCGTGGAGACGTTCGACGACGAAGGGTCGTGGTTCGAGGTGTTCCTCGCCGCCGAGACGGTCGAGAAGACGTACCTCGGCGACGTTCGCGAGGGCGACGCGGTGAATCTCGAACGCGCCCTCCCCGCGGAGGGTCGCTTCGACGGCCACCTCGTGCAGGGGCACGTCGACACGACGACGACGATGGCGGCCGTCGAACGCGTCGGCGACGACTGGTGGTTCGAGTTCGCCCTCCCCGAGGGGTTCGGGCGGTACGTCGTCGAGAAAGGCTCCGTCACACTCGACGGAATCAGCCTGACCGTGGCCGACCGGTCCGACGAAACGCTGGCCGTCGCCGTCATCCCGACGACGTACGACCTGACGACGCTCTCTTCGAAGTCCGTCGGCGACCCGGTTCACGTCGAGGTGGACGTGGTCGCAAAGTACGTCGAGAACATGGTGTCGGGGTACGCAGAACGGATGGCGCGGGGCGCGTCAGCGTCCGACGCCGAGTAG
- a CDS encoding HVO_0416 family zinc finger protein: MASAPNPDDALFDQFLDDRGHEVTESNWETSYNKKQCPDCGALHDQSADDCAVCGWDPLA, translated from the coding sequence ATGGCTTCTGCACCGAACCCCGACGACGCACTGTTCGACCAGTTCTTGGACGACCGCGGCCACGAGGTGACAGAGTCCAACTGGGAGACGTCCTATAACAAAAAGCAGTGCCCGGACTGCGGTGCGTTACACGACCAGTCTGCCGACGACTGCGCGGTCTGCGGGTGGGACCCGCTCGCCTGA
- a CDS encoding DUF7532 family protein: MHFDPRTQAALREAGLSEEEIRSASDAVTDAVRRDAEALESFFEDGPVYSDMDRAHSSDDVHEHEVEYLDLYTHGGDLRGYLRFDSWGAYVEDGRVLSEEKVELTLGPTVHGRVRFARGPDALR, from the coding sequence ATGCATTTCGACCCACGGACGCAGGCGGCCCTCCGCGAGGCGGGTCTCTCCGAGGAGGAGATTCGGTCGGCGTCGGACGCCGTGACCGACGCAGTCCGCCGCGACGCGGAGGCGTTGGAGTCGTTCTTCGAGGACGGACCGGTGTACTCCGACATGGACCGCGCACACAGCAGCGACGACGTCCACGAACACGAGGTGGAGTATCTCGACCTGTACACCCACGGCGGCGACCTGCGGGGATACCTCCGATTCGACTCGTGGGGCGCGTACGTCGAGGACGGCCGGGTCCTCTCCGAGGAGAAGGTCGAACTCACTCTCGGCCCGACGGTCCACGGCCGGGTGCGCTTCGCCCGCGGCCCGGACGCCCTGCGATGA
- a CDS encoding DUF502 domain-containing protein: MNVAARLRSSFVTGTLLVTPLAVTVFVLDFVFDRLTLLLNPIVRTAGLTAYTGNIEIVAQLVAAVLLASALTVLGYVASVELGRRFFGGFERGLRLVPLVRTVYFGVRQVSESLTRQSEGFERVVLVEYPREGLYSLGFVTNDGPNAAEDATGETLCTVFVPHSPNPTAGALIMASDAEMYDLEMSVRRGLRLVVTTGLGVEDPDELPSGVVR; this comes from the coding sequence ATGAACGTCGCCGCGCGCCTCCGGAGCAGTTTCGTCACGGGTACGCTACTCGTCACGCCCCTCGCCGTCACGGTGTTCGTCCTCGACTTCGTGTTCGACAGGCTCACCCTGCTTTTGAACCCGATAGTCCGAACGGCGGGGCTGACCGCGTACACCGGAAACATCGAAATCGTCGCGCAACTCGTCGCCGCCGTCCTCTTGGCGTCCGCGCTGACGGTTCTCGGCTACGTCGCCTCGGTCGAACTCGGGCGGCGATTCTTCGGCGGTTTCGAACGCGGGCTTCGCCTCGTTCCGCTGGTTCGGACCGTCTACTTCGGCGTCCGGCAGGTGTCGGAGTCGCTGACGCGACAGAGCGAGGGATTCGAACGCGTCGTTCTCGTCGAGTACCCCCGCGAGGGACTGTACTCGCTCGGGTTCGTCACGAACGACGGCCCGAACGCGGCGGAGGACGCGACGGGGGAGACGCTCTGTACGGTGTTCGTCCCGCACAGTCCGAACCCGACGGCGGGGGCTCTCATCATGGCGTCCGACGCGGAGATGTACGACCTCGAGATGTCCGTCCGGCGGGGGCTGAGACTCGTCGTCACGACGGGCCTCGGCGTCGAAGACCCGGACGAACTCCCGTCGGGCGTCGTCCGGTGA
- a CDS encoding methyl-accepting chemotaxis protein has translation MNLLASYERLLWGTMDALGVSRSLARKVMTAVGIQFGVSVAQAALPALVAGRTRTALSAVLFVGAFVAFANTVLVVRRDVVSPVDRLSESAAAVAAGDLSTPPPEANGEDEIARLVSDFGDMHAHLRTVSEQATALADREFDDPVLDESLPGEFGDALDRMAADLASHTRNLRRLVDAFGEATERAAEGDLTARLPAEAVGTDDERYAEVARSYNEFVGELSDTVAEVRSFAVEVAAMADEAQSHVERANEASEEVAAAVGEISDGATTQTDHLQTVAGELSTLSATVEEIAASADEVAGRVETAADRGRSGRDVAAEAMAELDAVESQIDETAAAVGGLAERIEEVDEIAAFIEDVGSQTDLLAVNAAIEAARAGEAGDGFGVVAEEVKALAAETRDSAEEVSALVEDVTDRSEETLATVRETNRKVADSVETVESAIEEFEAIVAAVEEVDSSVHEVSRATDQQASTSQDVAARVDDVANISEETAARSASAADAADRQAESVDELADRATGLSGRAAALESLVEQFELPDDAESRERAPSPADD, from the coding sequence GTGAACCTACTCGCCTCGTACGAACGACTTCTCTGGGGCACGATGGACGCCCTCGGCGTCTCTCGTTCGCTCGCGCGCAAGGTCATGACCGCGGTGGGTATCCAGTTCGGCGTCTCCGTCGCGCAGGCGGCGCTTCCCGCTCTCGTCGCCGGACGGACCCGGACGGCGCTCTCTGCGGTACTGTTCGTCGGCGCGTTCGTCGCCTTCGCGAACACCGTCCTCGTCGTGCGCCGAGACGTCGTCTCGCCCGTCGACCGACTCTCGGAGTCCGCCGCCGCCGTCGCCGCCGGGGACCTCTCTACGCCCCCGCCGGAGGCGAACGGCGAAGACGAAATCGCCCGCCTCGTCTCGGACTTCGGCGACATGCACGCTCACCTCCGAACCGTCTCGGAGCAGGCGACGGCGCTGGCGGACCGCGAGTTCGACGACCCGGTGCTCGACGAATCGCTTCCCGGCGAGTTCGGAGACGCCCTCGACCGGATGGCGGCCGACCTGGCGAGTCACACGCGGAACCTCCGCCGACTCGTCGACGCCTTCGGCGAGGCGACCGAACGCGCCGCCGAGGGCGACCTGACGGCGCGCCTCCCCGCCGAGGCGGTCGGAACCGACGACGAACGGTACGCCGAAGTGGCCCGGTCGTACAACGAGTTCGTCGGCGAACTCTCCGACACCGTCGCCGAGGTGCGGTCGTTCGCCGTCGAGGTGGCGGCGATGGCCGACGAGGCGCAGTCGCACGTCGAACGAGCGAACGAGGCGAGCGAGGAAGTCGCCGCGGCGGTCGGCGAGATATCCGACGGCGCGACGACGCAGACCGACCACCTCCAGACCGTCGCGGGCGAACTCTCGACGCTGTCGGCCACGGTCGAGGAGATAGCGGCCTCCGCCGACGAGGTGGCCGGTCGGGTGGAGACGGCCGCAGACCGGGGACGCTCCGGGCGCGACGTGGCCGCCGAGGCGATGGCCGAACTCGACGCCGTGGAGTCGCAGATAGACGAGACGGCGGCGGCCGTCGGCGGTCTCGCCGAACGAATCGAGGAGGTAGACGAGATTGCGGCGTTCATCGAGGACGTGGGATCGCAGACCGACCTCCTCGCGGTCAACGCCGCGATAGAGGCGGCGCGGGCGGGCGAGGCCGGCGACGGGTTCGGCGTCGTCGCCGAGGAGGTGAAGGCGCTGGCGGCGGAGACGCGCGACTCCGCAGAGGAGGTGTCCGCCCTCGTCGAGGACGTGACCGACCGCTCCGAGGAGACGCTGGCGACGGTCCGCGAGACGAACCGGAAGGTCGCAGACAGCGTCGAGACGGTGGAGTCGGCAATCGAGGAGTTCGAGGCCATCGTCGCCGCCGTCGAGGAGGTGGATTCGAGCGTCCACGAGGTGAGTCGCGCGACGGACCAACAGGCGTCCACCTCGCAGGACGTGGCCGCCCGCGTGGACGACGTGGCGAACATCTCCGAGGAGACGGCGGCGCGGTCCGCGTCCGCGGCCGACGCGGCGGACCGACAGGCCGAGTCGGTCGACGAACTCGCGGACAGAGCCACCGGCCTCTCGGGCCGCGCGGCGGCGTTGGAGTCGCTCGTAGAGCAGTTCGAACTCCCCGACGACGCCGAATCGAGAGAGCGCGCCCCGTCGCCGGCGGACGACTGA